The Phoenix dactylifera cultivar Barhee BC4 chromosome 17, palm_55x_up_171113_PBpolish2nd_filt_p, whole genome shotgun sequence genome contains a region encoding:
- the LOC103706396 gene encoding pentatricopeptide repeat-containing protein At1g71210, mitochondrial, which produces MLPLFFLFKPSPSKNLFKIFTFRSIPLLLRFSTSAAPLPFSPFLDSNPSSDPNPSFDSSLIAASVKDWFRLGADPLSPLDRIYAALVGAPDESSLDAALHRLRIPLSESLVLQTLRHRPHPVAAPPSAPLLLLRLRFFDWSGRQPGYRHSRAAYHAVFRLLSRARLVSVVLDWLRLFSPSSCHPFLLAANRAAAAPHPRFHETLVVGYAVAGKPELALQLLARMRFQGLDLDAFSYHVLLNSLVEASIFDFADSVLAHVAARGLFGPVTACIKMKSLCFQGRLDDAEAYLRELESSSLSDYRAAAGRMVGTLVRALCRNGRFDAAGRLVDEFGSAEAYGAWVADLLAAGRLDAALEFLGSKRASEDYTPETIHYSQLVTRLLRENRLGAVYDVLVEMMEEGIPPDRATMNAALCFFCKAGLVDVAVQLYNSRMDLGINPTDQVYNHLIIALCQEGSIDRVCQVLEESMQHGYFPGQQTFSIIASMLMREGKLDKMRKLLDSALQRDVKPATVVFARYISALCKAGDVEEACLVPQMVGKESTGLVRYRSTYVNMIRAFIVLRRVDVLPGLIIEMQEIGHSPTRSLYRDVVCCLCEMGKFDEVLELLNKQLERNELDPRTCYNYFIIGAGHAKKPEMAREIYNRMVNAGIEPQIETKVLLLQSYLKSKRIGDALSFFYYLREKKEPSNKLYNTFISGLCEAGMPEQAMVFWREVRDKGLIPSLQCYEELVLQLCSAKDYDVAVKVLEDFSETGRPVSAFICNVLLLHTLKSQELLRAWVRSRNRNSEVKAGGMSEETKGAGQIMLGNLIAAFSGGIRMRENMDKMEELVERFFPVDIYTYNMLLRGLSMAGRMDYACDLFQRISKKGYEPNRFSFDIIVHGFCKHGKRKEAERWMDAMYRHGFHPTWYTIRIYNNTS; this is translated from the coding sequence atgctccctctcttcttcctcttcaaacCTTCCCCATCTAAAAATCTCTTCAAAATATTCACCTTTAGATctatccctctcctcctccgctTCTCGACCTCCGCCGcccctctccccttctcccCCTTTCTGGATTCCAATCCAAGCTCTGACCCTAACCCTAGCTTCGATTCCTCCCTGATTGCCGCCTCTGTGAAAGACTGGTTCCGCCTCGGCGCCgaccccctctcgccgctcgaTCGCATCTACGCCGCCCTCGTTGGCGCCCCCGACGAGTCCTCACTTGACGCCGCACTCCACCGACTCCGCATCCCCCTCTCCGAGTCCCTCGTGCTCCAGACCCTCCGTCACCGCCCCCACCCCGTCGCCGCCCCGCCCTCCGCcccgctcctcctcctccggctccGCTTCTTTGACTGGTCTGGCCGCCAGCCCGGCTACCGCCACTCCCGCGCCGCCTACCACGCCGTCTTCCGCCTCCTCTCCCGCGCCCGCCTCGTCTCCGTCGTCCTCGACTGGCTCCGCCtcttctccccctcctcctGCCACCCCTTCCTCCTCGCCGCGAaccgcgccgccgccgccccccaccCGCGCTTCCACGAGACCCTCGTCGTCGGCTACGCCGTCGCCGGCAAGCCCGAGCTCGCACTCCAGCTCCTCGCCCGCATGCGCTTCCAGGGCCTCGACCTCGACGCCTTCTCCTACCACGTCCTCCTCAACTCCCTCGTCGAGGCCTCCATCTTCGACTTCGCCGACTCCGTCCTCGCCCACGTCGCCGCCCGCGGCCTCTTCGGCCCCGTCACCGCCTGCATCAAGATGAAGAGCCTCTGCTTCCAGGGCCGCCTCGACGACGCCGAAGCCTACCTCCGTGAGCTCGAAAGCTCAAGCCTTTCCGACTAtcgcgccgccgccggccggatGGTCGGCACCCTCGTCCGTGCTCTCTGCCGCAACGGCCGCTTCGATGCTGCCGGCCGGCTGGTGGACGAGTTTGGCTCTGCCGAGGCCTATGGCGCGTGGGTCGCCGACCTCTTGGCCGCCGGGAGGCTTGACGCGGCTTTGGAATTCTTGGGGAGCAAGAGGGCCTCCGAGGACTACACCCCGGAGACCATCCACTATAGTCAGCTCGTGACCCGGCTTCTGAGGGAAAACCGGCTTGGGGCTGTCTACGACGTGCTTGTGGAAATGATGGAGGAAGGGATCCCGCCAGACCGGGCCACGATGAATGCCGCActctgcttcttctgcaaggcTGGGTTGGTGGACGTTGCTGTCCAGCTCTACAACTCAAGGATGGATCTTGGAATAAACCCTACCGATCAGGTTTACAACCATTTGATCATTGCTCTGTGCCAGGAGGGGAGCATCGACAGAGTGTGCCAGGTCTTGGAGGAATCCATGCAGCATGGCTACTTCCCTGGGCAGCAGACATTTAGCATTATCGCCAGCATGCTCATGAGGGAAGGGAAGCTTGATAAGATGCGCAAGCTGCTCGATAGTGCTCTCCAGAGGGACGTGAAGCCCGCCACTGTTGTTTTTGCCAGGTACATCTCAGCCCTGTGCAAGGCTGGTGATGTTGAAGAGGCTTGCTTGGTGCCCCAAATGGTGGGCAAAGAGAGCACTGGTCTGGTTCGGTACAGATCTACTTATGTCAATATGATTCGGGCATTCATTGTGTTGAGGAGGGTAGATGTTCTTCCCGGGCTCATTATTGAGATGCAAGAGATCGGTCACTCTCCAACTCGGAGTCTTTACCGTGATGTTGTTTGCTGCTTATGCGAAATGGGAAAATTCGATGAGGTTCTTGAGCTGCTAAACAAGCAGTTGGAACGGAATGAACTGGACCCACGGACGTGTTACAACTACTTCATCATCGGGGCTGGACATGCCAAGAAGCCCGAGATGGCAAGGGAGATCTATAATAGGATGGTGAATGCAGGCATCGAACCCCAAATAGAGACCAAAGTTCTCCTTCTTCAGAGCTACCTGAAGAGCAAACGCATCGGCGATGCTCTAAGCTTCTTCTACTATCTGCGCGAGAAAAAGGAGCCAAGCAACAAATTGTACAACACATTTATATCTGGTCTCTGTGAAGCTGGGATGCCAGAGCAGGCAATGGTGTTCTGGAGGGAGGTGAGGGACAAGGGTTTGATCCCAAGTCTCCAGTGTTATGAGGAGCTTGTGCTCCAATTGTGCTCTGCCAAGGATTATGATGTTGCAGTAAAGGTTCTTGAGGATTTTAGTGAAACAGGTCGCCCAGTTTCTGCATTTATATGCAATGTGCTTTTGTTGCATACTTTGAAGAGTCAGGAGCTTCTGCGGGCTTGGGTTCGGTCAAGAAATAGGAATTCAGAAGTCAAGGCAGGGGGAATGAGCGAAGAAACAAAAGGAGCAGGacagataatgcttggcaatctTATTGCTGCATTTTCAGGTGGAATCAGAATGAGAGAGAACATGGACAAGATGGAAGAATTGGTCGAAAGGTTCTTTCCCGTCGATATTTATACGTACAATATGTTGTTGAGGGGCTTGAGTATGGCAGGGAGGATGGACTACGCATGTGATTTGTTTCAAAGGATATCCAAGAAGGGATATGAGCCAAACCGTTTCAGTTTCGACATTATAGTGCATGGTTTCTGCAAGCATGGTAAAAGAAAGGAGGCTGAGAGATGGATGGACGCAATGTACCGACATGGGTTTCATCCAACTTGGTACACAATTAGGATATACAACAATACATCTTAG